Genomic DNA from Chromatiales bacterium:
CTGCTTGAAATCCAGCTTTGCAGTTGGCCATAGATATGCATCTTTAGATCCTTGTCAACAAATACCAACCAACGATTACTAAGCGTATCGTATTCCAAAGACTTCACGCCGGGAATATCTTTTATATCGGTCAGCAGCTCTTCGTCCTTAGCATACAAACTGAGCGTATTCTGGTAACGCGATCTGGTTAATAATTTATCGGGTGTCGTGTCAATCAGTAATTTACCTTTGGCAATGATCAATGCTCGGTTGCACACCGCACTCACCTCTTCCAAAATATGGGTGGAAATTACCACTATTTTGCTCTTGCTCAGCGAATTAATTAAAGCTCTGACATGATATTTTTGATTCGGGTCTAGACCGTCGGTAGGTTCGTCCATAATCAACACTTTGGGGTCGTGTATCAAGGCTTGCGCCAAGCCTACGCGCCGCTTAAACCCCTTAGATAAGGTTTCTATGGGCTGCCTCAACACCTCTTCAAGCGCAAGTTCCGCTATCACATAATCCATACCGTTGCGCGTTTGTTCTTTACTCAGTTGGCGAACTTCGGTAATAAAGCTGAGAAAATCTTTCACCGTCATATCTGCGTATGTGGGGGCACCTTCAGGCAAATAACCGACTAATCTTTTAGCTGCGATAGGATCGCTATCAATATCGTGGTCGTATATATTGACCCGGCCTGAGGTCGGCTTTAGATACCCGCATATCATTTTCATCGTTGTCGATTTGCCAGCACCGTTAGGTCCTAGAAAACCTAAAATATCACCTGCTGCCACATCAAAACTAATGCGATCTACGGCGGCAAAATCATCAAAAAATTTAGATAAATCTTGTATTCTTAACATTTATAACTTTAGTGTTTCGCTAAACCACTTATCTACTCACTCGATGTGCTTGAATGACTGGTTAGCATTTTTTCTAATTTTACTACATCGGCCTCAGTGTCGACCGCAACATGCGCGAACGACGATACCTTCTCCACCTTAATTGTGCCACCGTACCATAATACTCGCAGCTGCTCCAAGCTCTCGCTTTGCTCTATGTGCGGTTGTGCAAGAGAGGCAAAATGTTTGAGGTAGCTACAATAATATACATAAATTCCGATATGCTGCAAGCCCATCTTAGCACCCACAGGTAATACGGCACGGCTGAAGTATAAGGCAAAACACTCGTTATCGCAAACAACACTGACAACATTATCCGATGCCAATTCCTCTGCCGCAACCTCAGTGGCAAGGGTGGCAATATCAACACTAGGGTGAGAGACCAAACACTGCACCGCAGTACGTATATCCTGCGGACTCAATAAAGGCTCGTCGCTTTGTAGATTAACGACAATCTGGTTATCATCCCATTGCTTGATATCAGCCACCTCAGCACTACGATCGCTACCGGTTTTATGCGCAACCGAAGTCACGCAAGCAATACCGCCAAAACCGCGCACACAATCTATAATTCGATAATCATCGCTTGCCACTATCACTTCGTCGGCACCACTGCGTGCCGCATTCTCGTAAGTGTATTGTATTAATGGCTTGCCAAGTATTCTATACAGCGGCTTACCAGGGAACCGCTGCGATGCATAGCGCGCTGGTATGACAACCTTAAAGTTTGGGAGATTCGTTGCGTTTTTTATAGTATTCATACTCCTCGCTGCTTAATTGGCGCGCCTCGTCGACGAGCATCACCGGCAATCCGTCTCGTATTTCGTAAGCGAGTTTCGCAGCTAAGGAGATTAGCTCCTGTTTTTCTTTATCGTAAATCAAAGCCCCTTTAGTGACTGGGCAAACTAGAATATCAAGTAATTTTTTATCCATAAAACTAAAATGAAAGTATTATACGATTATGATAGTAGCATTATGCAATGCAATGTCAGGCAATCTATACATCTTGTTTTTTTCGCTTGTGTTTTTGTAATATTTTATCAAATATCAAAGCATTATTTATTAATTCTTTGAACAATTCCCATCATATCTTATGTCATATTTTATGCCTTTCATTCACTTCGCCACGCTTTCATCCGAGGAAAGCGCATTAATGTCGGAATCAACCAAACAATAAAGCGATAATGTGTTCCCAGTGCTTGAACAGTTTCACGCGTTGTTTTAGCTGAATTATTCATTTTATATCTAGTAGTTTTGCCATTTACTGATAACCATTATGTATCCCATATAGAAAATTTTGGCAAAATTTTGCCGTTTCTTGCCTCCAACAGAGACAAGAAAGAGGTAAAGATTCATGGCGTAAGCGTCCGGGCAACACGGAACCCGACGTTGCTGACACGATCCGAAGCTACGTTCCCGCCGCGATAAGCGGAGCGAAGGAACCTCGGGCTTTCGTTCCAGGAGCCGCCACGCAACACGCGGAACTCTCTACTATACCTGTACCTGCAACTACTCACCCAAGCACTACCATCCGCCGGTGCACCATCATAGTCATCATGCGAACAATCCTCCACCCATTCCCATACATTGCCGTGAACATCATGCAAACCAAATGCATTGGCAGGATAATGCCCTACTGCAACAGTTCCTTGATTATATTGACCGTAGTCATAATTCGCCTGACTCGGATTAATCGTGTTGCCAAAATGATACGCAGTCGTCGTACCCGCTCTAGCTACATATTCCCATTCCGCCTCGCTCAATAATCGGTATGACTTTCCAGTGCTCCGCGTTAGCCAATCGACATAAGCCTGGGCATCATGCCACGACACATAAACTACCGGATGGGCATTAAAACCCGGATGACGCCAGTCAACACCAGCATCGTATCCCGTTGCATTCACAAAAGCTTCGAACTGCCCGCGTGTCACCTCATATTTGCCAACCGCAAACGGCTGAGGAATAGTGACACGATGTTGTGGGCCTTCATCGCTATACCTGTCTGGCTCATCTTCAGGAGAACCCATCAGAAATGAACCACTTGGCACCCGCACCATTTGCGGACAATTGCTACAATCACGAAAAGTTCCAGGTGTACTACCACGCTCACCCACTTCAACATATATATCTAGTTCGTCGGTATTACCAAGACTGTCGGCTACGACTATCGTCACCGTTTCATCACCTTCAGCCACCGTAGTTAGTTGGAAGCGTAATTCCCGTTGGATATTGCC
This window encodes:
- a CDS encoding Trm112 family protein, with the translated sequence MDKKLLDILVCPVTKGALIYDKEKQELISLAAKLAYEIRDGLPVMLVDEARQLSSEEYEYYKKRNESPKL
- a CDS encoding ABC transporter ATP-binding protein; translated protein: MLRIQDLSKFFDDFAAVDRISFDVAAGDILGFLGPNGAGKSTTMKMICGYLKPTSGRVNIYDHDIDSDPIAAKRLVGYLPEGAPTYADMTVKDFLSFITEVRQLSKEQTRNGMDYVIAELALEEVLRQPIETLSKGFKRRVGLAQALIHDPKVLIMDEPTDGLDPNQKYHVRALINSLSKSKIVVISTHILEEVSAVCNRALIIAKGKLLIDTTPDKLLTRSRYQNTLSLYAKDEELLTDIKDIPGVKSLEYDTLSNRWLVFVDKDLKMHIYGQLQSWISSRTPEVDDLRVEHGRMDDVFRKITEGSLS
- a CDS encoding SUMF1/EgtB/PvdO family nonheme iron enzyme yields the protein DYDGAPKDGSAWVSNCDGNYRVLRGSDWFNNPRFLRSANRFRDEASDRNNGFRVARTLTPLTPLEITSPSDDTRYKLGTADATPQMVVVVVEGSNADDALTMNLELSSGGASVVSVPTSLSFPEDIGNIQRELRFQLTTVAEGDETVTIVVADSLGNTDELDIYVEVGERGSTPGTFRDCSNCPQMVRVPSGSFLMGSPEDEPDRYSDEGPQHRVTIPQPFAVGKYEVTRGQFEAFVNATGYDAGVDWRHPGFNAHPVVYVSWHDAQAYVDWLTRSTGKSYRLLSEAEWEYVARAGTTTAYHFGNTINPSQANYDYGQYNQGTVAVGHYPANAFGLHDVHGNVWEWVEDCSHDDYDGAPADGSAWVSSCRYRYSREFRVLRGGSWNESPRFLRSAYRGGNVASDRVSNVGFRVARTLTP
- the kdsB gene encoding 3-deoxy-manno-octulosonate cytidylyltransferase — encoded protein: MNTIKNATNLPNFKVVIPARYASQRFPGKPLYRILGKPLIQYTYENAARSGADEVIVASDDYRIIDCVRGFGGIACVTSVAHKTGSDRSAEVADIKQWDDNQIVVNLQSDEPLLSPQDIRTAVQCLVSHPSVDIATLATEVAAEELASDNVVSVVCDNECFALYFSRAVLPVGAKMGLQHIGIYVYYCSYLKHFASLAQPHIEQSESLEQLRVLWYGGTIKVEKVSSFAHVAVDTEADVVKLEKMLTSHSSTSSE